The Acidobacteriota bacterium genomic interval AAGGCTTGACATAGAAAAAGAGAAGATATAAAAAGATTCCGTTAAAAGATGATAGGTTGTGAGAAAAAGGAGGAAATGAGAATGAGCACGAAACTTATAAAGAGCACGGCGAAGATTCTTGTTGCTGTCATGTTCCTGTGGGGCATCGCGCCACGAATTGAGGCAGGGTTTTCCCCTTCCGAACTGGTCGCCATGCAGCAGACAGACCGGGCTGTGGACATCGCAAAGATTCAGAAGGCACTGGAATCGAAGATGGTAACGGAAAGGCTGGAAGCCCTAGGTTTCACGCAAGGAGAAATCAAGACCAGGCTGGACAAGCTGAGCGACCAGGAGCTCCATCAGATTGCCCTGAAGGTTGATGAACTCAAGGCCGGAGGGGATGGGCTGGGTGTTGTCATTGCGATTCTTGTCATTGCCATTCTTGTTGTCATCCTGCTGAAACTAACCGGTCACAAGATTGAAGTCAAAAAGGAATGAAAATTCTCTTTCGCTCATTTATCTCATCAATAAATGTTCTCCTCCCCCTCTTTCTCTCTCTAATCACTTTAACTCTATTGTTGTTCACTCTACCCCTCACTCTGGTTCAATCCGGGGAGGAGGTTCCCATCCAAGAGGAATATCTTATAAAGAATGTTCCTTTCTTTTCCCAGGAGGAACATCAGTGCGGACCGGCATCCCTGGCTTCCGTTTTGAATTTCTGGGGTGCTGCCATATCACCCGAAAAAGTAGCAAAGGAGATCTACAGCCAATCGGCGAAAGGAACACTCTGGATCGATCTCGCTCTCTACGCAAGAGAGCAAGGATTTTCTGCCATGCAGTACTACGGTCACTGGGAGGACCTCAAAGAGAACATCCGGGCCGGATTCCCTCTCATCGTCTTCGTTGACTACGGTATTTCAGCCATCCAGGCCAACCACTTCATGGTTGTCGTGGGATGCAATAAAGATGGGGTTATTGTCCACTCCGGAAAAGAGAGAGAGAGGTTCGAAAAGAAAAAGAAATTTATGAAGGCCTGGAGGAAGACGCAGAATTGGACACTCCTCATTAAGCCTTATCAAAGTATCATGTGATGCGAATTTCCTGTATTTCCAGTCCAGAATTTTAAAGATGACGAATGTCTTATGAGAGGATTTTATTTTCCTTTTCTTATTTCCCTCTTGGCGTCTTCCGTTTTTGTAGTCTTCTCCTGTTCTCTCCCCAGGATCATCATCACCAGAGACCCGCTCACGCCTGAGGAGCATATCAATCTGGGTGTGGCTTATGAGAAGAAGGGAGAGCTGGACAACGCCCTGGGAGAATATCTTAAGGCATCAAGGAAGCTTCCCATCGCCTCTCTCTACATGGGAAACATCTATTTCCAGAAAGGGGACATGAAAAAAGCAGAGCAATCTTACAGAAAAGCCATCAGAAAGATTCCGCAGAATGCCGATGCTTACAATAACCTTGCCTGGCTCTACTATAGCAAAAAAGAGAATCTTGAGGAAGCTGAGGAACTTGCCCGGAAAGCCCTTTCCCTTGATCCCTCCAAATCCGCCATCTACCTTGACACTCTTGAAAAAATCAGAGCCCTCAAAAAGTCGCAAGCCCTGGCAAAATGAAATCAAAATTCTCTGGTTTTAAAGATTAGCAGCCTTTCGTCTTGCCACCTTAAGCTTGACTCATCTTCTACAGTTTGATTTAAAAAATCAAGAGAAAAATTAAAAATCG includes:
- a CDS encoding tetratricopeptide repeat protein, yielding MRGFYFPFLISLLASSVFVVFSCSLPRIIITRDPLTPEEHINLGVAYEKKGELDNALGEYLKASRKLPIASLYMGNIYFQKGDMKKAEQSYRKAIRKIPQNADAYNNLAWLYYSKKENLEEAEELARKALSLDPSKSAIYLDTLEKIRALKKSQALAK
- a CDS encoding C39 family peptidase, whose protein sequence is MKILFRSFISSINVLLPLFLSLITLTLLLFTLPLTLVQSGEEVPIQEEYLIKNVPFFSQEEHQCGPASLASVLNFWGAAISPEKVAKEIYSQSAKGTLWIDLALYAREQGFSAMQYYGHWEDLKENIRAGFPLIVFVDYGISAIQANHFMVVVGCNKDGVIVHSGKERERFEKKKKFMKAWRKTQNWTLLIKPYQSIM
- a CDS encoding PA2779 family protein, with protein sequence MSTKLIKSTAKILVAVMFLWGIAPRIEAGFSPSELVAMQQTDRAVDIAKIQKALESKMVTERLEALGFTQGEIKTRLDKLSDQELHQIALKVDELKAGGDGLGVVIAILVIAILVVILLKLTGHKIEVKKE